A part of Longimicrobiaceae bacterium genomic DNA contains:
- a CDS encoding DUF6036 family nucleotidyltransferase encodes MTREQLEHAIRAACDVAGERAVIVFGSQSILGQYPDASRELRQSMEADVAPGSNDPDVADRIDGALGEDSAFQQAHGFYVHGLTLDAAALPRGWERRVVVVSNERTRGSEGRCLEAHDLAASKLAAFRDKDRDFVRTLLAEGLISIPKLILRVGQLERCAIPAERILKWIEVTQRDLADAPRGRGQGS; translated from the coding sequence GTGACTCGCGAGCAGCTGGAGCACGCGATTCGCGCCGCCTGCGACGTGGCCGGCGAGCGCGCGGTGATCGTCTTCGGTTCGCAGTCCATCCTGGGGCAGTACCCGGACGCTTCGCGCGAGCTGCGGCAATCCATGGAGGCGGACGTCGCACCCGGCTCGAACGATCCCGACGTGGCGGACCGGATCGACGGGGCGCTGGGCGAGGATTCCGCATTCCAGCAGGCGCACGGCTTCTACGTGCATGGGCTCACGCTGGATGCGGCAGCGCTACCGCGCGGATGGGAGCGGCGGGTCGTGGTTGTCAGCAATGAAAGGACGCGCGGCAGCGAAGGCCGCTGCCTGGAGGCACACGACCTGGCGGCCAGCAAGCTGGCGGCATTCCGCGACAAGGACAGGGACTTCGTGCGGACGCTGCTGGCGGAGGGGCTGATCTCGATACCGAAGCTGATCCTGCGCGTGGGGCAGCTGGAGCGGTGCGCGATCCCGGCCGAGCGGATACTCAAGTGGATCGAGGTCACACAGCGCGACCTCGCGGATGCTCCGCGCGGACGAGGTCAAGGCAGCTAG